In one window of Rhinopithecus roxellana isolate Shanxi Qingling chromosome 15, ASM756505v1, whole genome shotgun sequence DNA:
- the RPUSD4 gene encoding mitochondrial RNA pseudouridine synthase RPUSD4: MAAPRWRALGLWIRGNGQRLGSLFSPVSKPFCSAAAASTSVNAQRLAERLRAQKREQDTNKKPVSTNPVQRRVQEIVRFTRQLQRVHPNVLAKALTRGILHQDNNLVVINKPYGLPVHGGPGVQLCISDVLPILAKILHGHKAEPLHLCHRLDKETTGVMVLAWDKDMAHQVQELFRTRQVVKKYWAITVRVPMPSAGVVDIPIVEKEAQGQQQHHKMTLSPSYRMDNGKMVKVRHSRSAQVAVTRYQVLSSTLSSALVELQPITGIKHQLRVHLSFGLDCPILGDHKYSDWNRLAPQKLSVGTLKKLGLEQSKARYIPLHLHAQQLILPALGSRKEDLNLVCKLPHFFVRSLRRLGLEMPNQNQNENNEAECLGAQ; encoded by the exons ATGGCGGCGCCCAGGTGGAGGGCGTTGGGCCTCTGGATCCGGGGAAACGGCCAGCGTTTGGGGAGTCTCTTCAGTCCCGTCTCAAAGCCATTTTGTTCCGCTGCCGCTGCCTCTACGTCCGTAAATGCCCAGAGATTAGCGGAGAGGCTCCGAGCCCAGAAACGGGAACAAGACACAAACAAGAAGCCG GTGTCCACAAACCCTGTTCAGCGGAGAGTGCAAGAAATAGTGCGGTTCACACGGCAGCTGCAGCGAGTCCACCCCAACGTGCTTGCTAAGGCACTGACCCGAGGAATTCTCCACCAGGACAATAACCTTGTGGTCATCAATAAGCCCTACGGTCTCCCTGTGCATG GTGGCCCTGGGGTCCAGCTCTGCATCAGTGATGTACTACCTATCCTGGCAAAGATACTTCATGGCCACAAGGCAGAGCCCTTGCATCTGTGCCACCGGCTGGACAAGGAAACCACAGGCGTAATGGTGTTGGCTTGGGACAAGGACATGGCACATCAAGTCCAAGAGTTGTTTAGAACCCGTCAGGTGGTGAAGAAGTACTG GGCCATCACTGTGCGTGTCCCCATGCCCTCAGCAGGAGTCGTGGACATCCCCATTGTGGAGAAGGAGGCGCAAGGCCAGCAGCAGCACCACAAG ATGACATTGTCCCCGAGCTACCGCATGGACAATGGGAAAATGGTGAAAGTACGGCATAGCCGGAGTGCACAAGTTGCTGTAACTCGGTACCAGGTGCTCAGCAGCACTCTCTCCTCCGCCCTCGTGGAACTCCAGCCCATCACTG gaATAAAACATCAGCTTCGAGTTCACTTGTCTTTTGGATTGGATTGTCCAATACTTGGTGATCACAAGTACTCAGACTGGAATAGGTTGGCCCCCCAG AAGCTGTCCGTGGGCACCCTGAAGAAGCTGGGGCTGGAACAGTCGAAGGCCCGCTACATCCCCCTTCACCTGCATGCCCAGCAGCTGATCCTGCCTGCCCTGGGGTCCAGGAAAGAGGATCTCAACTTGGTCTGCAAACTTCCTCACTTCTTTGTACGTTCCCTGCGCCGCCTGGGTTTAGAAATGCCAAATCAGAATCAAAATGAGAACAATGAAGCCGAGTGTCTGGGAGCACAGTGA